Within Bacillus sp. FJAT-45350, the genomic segment GTGATGCCTTTATCCCAATATTCGAAAGATTAGTTTTGAAATAAAGCTATAGATTTTACTATTGATAAAATCATCCAAATCTACTAAGCAATTATAGACTGTTAACTCTCTTTTTCTCGACGCAATATGCTATAATTCTGTTGGGAGAAAACCACATATATTTTTGTGTGGTGAATAAAGTAGGTGGACTGAATGAAGAAACAACGTACGGCATATCGATGCCCGTTGACTCTGACGAATAAGGCGAAAGATAGGATGCGGGAACTCGGCACAGACGGGAACTCGTTTTTTTCGTTAGAGCCATCGTTTCGCGTTTATATAGAAAAATACCCAGAAACAGACGATCGTCCTCTCTCAGTTGCATTATTTTTTGATAATCGCGCAAATGGGAAGATGGCGGTTAAACATAATGAATTAGTAATCGTATTCCATTGTGTTGTGGAAAAGGACCGGTTTATTACGACGAATGTGACGACGAGAAACGCTAATTCATCGGTTGAAACAAATTGGCGTTCGCCTGTAGATATTAAGTTTGATTTGAAAATACAGCGGGGAGATATCGTTCCCTATGATTTGTTAAGTTTAATTAACGAAATGCCGGTAGCTCAGGAAAGTTCAGAGTATGTAAAAAAACGGATTGCCAGTTGGGAAGGCTACTTGAAAATTCAGGAGCGTTCAGCGGATATAGCCGACATGGCGTCTCCTTATTCGAGACTTACATTCAATGGTGATTTTACAAGAATGACGATAAACGGCTGCCATTTAGCTGAAAAAGAATGGAAGTCACTCAAAGATTTGAGCGTCAAACTTACTGGAATTGACCAGGATGTTGGGAAGGTACTGAAAGCAAATCGTTCCTCTCTTACAGTTGAAGTAGAATTACATGGCTATATGGAGGAACGCGCCCGTAAACAACAGTTTGACATGAAGAAAAAAGAAGTCCTTTTCAGTAATTTTGCAGCTTTAAGTCAGGTTAAAAGACTTCGACAAGGTTTTAAGCATTTAGAAAACGGACTAGCTGCAAATCCAGAGCTTGAACGTCTTTTATTTGAAAACAAGCCACCAGTTCGAATACCGAAAAAGCAAGTTACGCTAAAGTTTCACAATCGATTGAACGAGTTTCAGCAACAAGCGGTAAGAGGTGCTGTATCAGCAGAAGATTTATACGTTATACAAGGTCCACCAGGAACAGGAAAAACAACCGTCATCTCAGAAATTTGCTTACAAAATGCGAGGGCTGGGCTACGTACACTCGTTGCGTCACAATCAAATTTGGCTGTAGACAATGCTCTTGGACGTTTACTAGCAAATAAAGATATTCGCATCCTTCGTGTAGGTCGGACAGAAAGTATTGAAGAAGAAGGAAAAAAATTCATTGAAGAAAATGTAGGTCAATATTGGAAGGACCATACATTAAAAGAAGTCTCTGCACAATTTGAAGTAGGTAAAAAACGAAAAGTAGAAATTGAAATAGAATGGGCGGCAAATGTAGAGGAACAAGAGAAACTAGAGCCTGTACTTGCACGACTAGAGGCTGATCTTGAAGCAAAGCAGAAAGCAGAAAAACAGTTTAGTGAGATTCAGTCTATTCTTGCTGAACGAAAACACAACATGACTGTGGCCGAGCAAGAGAAACAAGCGGCTATGAAGCAGGTGCAGGAAAGTGAAGAAAGTATCCATTCTTTAACTACAGCTATTGAAAACGACAAAATTTTTCTACGTAACGAACCGGACCGAGATGTGCTTCAAAAAGAGCTGAAAACATGTGAAGAATTCATTAAACAATTAAGACACAGCATAGCATATCAAGAATTAGAAAATAAGATAATTGAAGTAAACGAATCAATCGACAAAGCAACTGAAGAACGTGAAAAATGGGCAGAGTTAGCATTCGAGATGGATGAACTACTCGCCAAAATAACAAATATCAAACAAATTGACGGCTTAAGATGGATTATACTTGAACAAAATATAGAACGTACGGTAAACGTTCAGGAATTTATAAATGAGCTAGAGGAACTTCGTGGCTCTATCAATCAACTGAACAAATTAAAAGAATATAATGAAATGCTTACTAAAGCAATTTCATATGTTGAATCGATTTTATCACGACAAAATCTACCATTCTACCATCTACAGCAGCGCAAAATAACAGGGACTTATACTGCAAACGAAATTGACCAATTTCTAAATGAGCTGAGAAGCAAACTATCAGCAAAAACCACGATTTACCCACAAATGCTTATCGGATACCTTGAAGGTCTATACGGAAGAAGACAGTTTGTATGGCAAAAGGGAAGTCGTCTTCACTCGTACGAAACGTATAAACAAATGGCACAGGAAGCATTTCAGAAACTGAAACAGGAAATCGTTGAACAACTTCAGTATAAGCAACGTGAAAACAAACAGGCATTGCAAAAGTGGCTACAAGCAATAGAAGAGCAGAGCACCGAGCTTCAATCTCTATTAAACAAACAAAAGCAAGTGACAGTGTCAATAAAAATCATTCCAAACGCACAAGAAATACTTCGTGAACAAGAAGCAGAATCGCTTGAGATAAACAAAAAGATAGAGAAGTATGACCAAGTGAGGAACCAAGTTGAAATTAATACCGAAAAGCATCAAGAAGGAACTAAACAACTCCAAGAAAATATCGAGAAACTTGAGCGGTACGAAGCGAACTTGACTCAGTTACAACAGATGATTCAGGAGAATGAAAAGGAACTGACAACTCTAGAAGAGATCCTTTCAACTGAACCAGAAAAGGAACATGAAAAGGTACTTACTCAACTTGCTAGCCTATCTTTGAATAGAGAATCATTAAAGCAGGAAAAAGATAAGCTACCACTGTTTCAGTCAACACAAGGTAAATGGCTTTCTTTATTGGCAGAAGCAAATGAGCATGACTTAGATGAAATTCGTAAGCTTTATGTTAAGCATGCGAATGTAATCGGAACAACATGTGTAGCTTCAGCACGAAAAGATTTTATCGACACGTATCCTGAATTTGATGTAGTGATTATTGATGAAGTATCAAAAGCAACCCCACCTGAACTGCTATTACCGATGTTAAAAGGGAAGAAAATTATCCTAGTTGGTGACCATCATCAGTTGCCACCTCTATTAGGTAACGACACCTTAGAAGAAACACTCCAGGAGATGGCTGATGAACGTGATGATTTTGAAGGCAAAGCAGAACTAAAAAAACTCTTGAACGAATCGCTATTTGAACGGTTGTATAAAAATTTACCGCAAAGTAATAAGGCGATGCTAGCAATCCAATACAGGATGCATGAAAACATCATGGCAACGATCACACCATTTTACGAACATGAAAATGACAGACTACAATGTGGTCTAAACAACTCTGATTCGGACCGAGATCATTTACTAGAAACACGTCTTATCAAGCGTGAAAATCACTTAGTATGGGTAGATATGCCAAACGAGCCTTCCTATTTTGAAGAAAGAATGAAGGGTGGAAAGAGCTTATATAACTCAGCTGAATTAAAAGAGATTAGTTCGCTTCTTAAAGAATTAGACGAAGCAGTAGAACAAGCCAAATTAGACGGAAGAATGAAAATGAACGAGCAAAAGAGTATTGGCGTTATCAGTTTTTACGGTGAGCAAATCAAAAGAATAGACCGCATCATACAGCAGGAGCTCTCTTTGCGTAATTTGACGATTCGGACGGGTACTGTTGACCGGTTTCAAGGTATGGAAATGGATGTTATCTTGTTAAGCATGGTCCGCAATCATGACAATAAAAAGGATGATATTGGCTTTGCGAGAGACTACAGAAGGCTTAATGTTGCCTTATCAAGAGCGAAAGAGCTACTTGTATTAATCGGCAGTACAAAGATGTTTACGGAACGGACAAAATATGCTGATACAAGACAAATGTATACGCACGTGTTAAATACAGTGGAAAAACAAAATGGCCTACGAATGTTGAGTGAGGTGACATAATCTTTGGAAAAGCTGACCAAACAGCTAGAAGCAAATCTACTTGGAAATCCAGCTGTTCAAATAAAGCAATCTGCTACTTGGTATTTACCAGTCCAGAGACTTGATGTTGCTTTTCAGCGAGTGAGAAAAGCCCAAATGGATATTCTCATGAAAATGATGCTACTTACTTTTGAAGAAGCTGAAATAAGACGAGCAGCGAATTTAGCTGAAATATTATTAGTAGAGGAGCTATTTATTACAGACT encodes:
- a CDS encoding DEAD/DEAH box helicase; protein product: MKKQRTAYRCPLTLTNKAKDRMRELGTDGNSFFSLEPSFRVYIEKYPETDDRPLSVALFFDNRANGKMAVKHNELVIVFHCVVEKDRFITTNVTTRNANSSVETNWRSPVDIKFDLKIQRGDIVPYDLLSLINEMPVAQESSEYVKKRIASWEGYLKIQERSADIADMASPYSRLTFNGDFTRMTINGCHLAEKEWKSLKDLSVKLTGIDQDVGKVLKANRSSLTVEVELHGYMEERARKQQFDMKKKEVLFSNFAALSQVKRLRQGFKHLENGLAANPELERLLFENKPPVRIPKKQVTLKFHNRLNEFQQQAVRGAVSAEDLYVIQGPPGTGKTTVISEICLQNARAGLRTLVASQSNLAVDNALGRLLANKDIRILRVGRTESIEEEGKKFIEENVGQYWKDHTLKEVSAQFEVGKKRKVEIEIEWAANVEEQEKLEPVLARLEADLEAKQKAEKQFSEIQSILAERKHNMTVAEQEKQAAMKQVQESEESIHSLTTAIENDKIFLRNEPDRDVLQKELKTCEEFIKQLRHSIAYQELENKIIEVNESIDKATEEREKWAELAFEMDELLAKITNIKQIDGLRWIILEQNIERTVNVQEFINELEELRGSINQLNKLKEYNEMLTKAISYVESILSRQNLPFYHLQQRKITGTYTANEIDQFLNELRSKLSAKTTIYPQMLIGYLEGLYGRRQFVWQKGSRLHSYETYKQMAQEAFQKLKQEIVEQLQYKQRENKQALQKWLQAIEEQSTELQSLLNKQKQVTVSIKIIPNAQEILREQEAESLEINKKIEKYDQVRNQVEINTEKHQEGTKQLQENIEKLERYEANLTQLQQMIQENEKELTTLEEILSTEPEKEHEKVLTQLASLSLNRESLKQEKDKLPLFQSTQGKWLSLLAEANEHDLDEIRKLYVKHANVIGTTCVASARKDFIDTYPEFDVVIIDEVSKATPPELLLPMLKGKKIILVGDHHQLPPLLGNDTLEETLQEMADERDDFEGKAELKKLLNESLFERLYKNLPQSNKAMLAIQYRMHENIMATITPFYEHENDRLQCGLNNSDSDRDHLLETRLIKRENHLVWVDMPNEPSYFEERMKGGKSLYNSAELKEISSLLKELDEAVEQAKLDGRMKMNEQKSIGVISFYGEQIKRIDRIIQQELSLRNLTIRTGTVDRFQGMEMDVILLSMVRNHDNKKDDIGFARDYRRLNVALSRAKELLVLIGSTKMFTERTKYADTRQMYTHVLNTVEKQNGLRMLSEVT